TTTACAGACGCTGGGAACCTGGTCCCTCTGTTTCTTTATTTGTGGTTCAAAGAGTCACAGACCAGATAAGGTTGCCTTGCCTCTTGTGCCCTGAGCAGTTTGTCAATATGTGAGCCTTGCCTAGTGGTTTCCATTAGAGAAGAAATTGATGATACAaggtgtgatgaactgggactgttcttactgtggtctgtgaatgctgacaggggagtgtggctgggatggtctgcagtgggggatgggagactgaccggagaatacctgagcatgtaacatgagaacccaggaaggggttagaggccaggtgacacctttgcccagggaaactgaacaaaggctgtgggaggggtcgctggggggagagtttcagagctggctggtggaatggctgggaggcagacagggctctgacctcccaagggggctgtggggccctgggaccccaagatggacctaaccaggggggatcctgttgtctgtgcctgcaagacctgtctttgactctgttcctgtcgtctaaataaaccttctgtgttactggctggctaagagtcatggtgaatcgcaggaagtcgggggtgcagggccttgtgtccccccacactctgtgacacaaGGCAGGTATTTCTCTGGTATAATCCCGTTTATTCATAGTGAATGAACACACGGTCCTATTTCCCAgaacacagaaggaaaaaaagagcaGGAAGTTTCCTTAAAATTTCCAAGCCAGCTTCTCCAGCCAGTCCTGTGCCCCAAGGAGTTCTGTCTCTCTGCTCCTCTGGGCTAGTCTCACGACTGTTTCTCGTGCTGTCTGCTGGTTTTCTGGGCTCTCTGCTTCTCTCATATGTCAAAAAATCctttagcccaggggttctcaaactgggggtcagggcccctcagggggtcacgagatcatgagctgtcaacctccaccccaaaccctgcttccaccagcatttataatggtgttaaatatatttaaaagtgtgtttaatttattgggggggggtcgcactcagaggcttgtgatgtgaaaggggtcaccagtaaaaaagtttgagacccactgcgtTAGCCCCTACATTTGCAATCTGTCATAGAGAAACCCCACTTATTCTCCCTGGGTTCCTTCTTGATTAGGCCTTGCCACGCAGCCTAGTGACTTGGGCGGTGGCTTCTATTGTGTCCAGCTATCATTTCTTAAAAGGGGCTTCACTTCTTCTATTTAGCATGAATGAAAGGTGGTCAGCACATCCTTCAGTTTTAACCAGGTCTGTGATCATTGGTAGCCATCAAACCTTCCAGTCgaacaacaatttttaaaaattcttcttcCCTGTGTTACTAACGCTCAAGGCTATTAAAACTGACAGGACTTGAAACTTCGAATTGATTTTCCACCACTGATGCTGCCGTCTGTTGGACCCTTTTGTGCTTCAGATGGCTTGGGCTGGGGATATTGCTCCAGGCACTTCCATTCGGTTCCCCACGCTTGCAGGACAGACTGCGTGGTGAAAGTAGAGCATTTCGGTTCATTGGGGTTTTGGGCTTGGATCCAGGGGGTTGATTCTAGAAACAATCCCAAGAGGAAGTTCCGCTCGGCTCTAAGAATTGGGTCTTGCCACTTTTTTCACCAGTCTTGTCatatttggggtgaaatcctggctccattgaacaCAATGACAAAAACCCTAGTGACTTTCGTGGGGGCCAGGACTTCCCTTCGAGCCCCTGCTCTGAGAGGAGACTGATgatgggggcgggaggagagtCTCAACTCTCAATTCAAatgaaaaaagtaagtttctagccctcatgattgcagagaaaagcctggaaATGTGTCTCAAGTGCCCCCCTAAGGGCTCACAAACCAGAAGGTAACGAACCTCAACTAGAGGCGCTTTGAAAATCGTACAATTCCTAAGCCAATCTCGTCAGAtgttggggcctgattctggaacCGTTGGGGTCGGTGACACAGACGTCTACAGCCAGGCTACCTGTCCCGAGCTCTGCACTTGGTTCTGAGTCGAGGGCCATAGTTGGTACCTGCCGGCACAGAGACGCTGAGGCTGTGGTGCGGAGACCTAAtgaggtgagagagctacagagAACATGTGAATGGTGAGTCACTGGTGCAGAGGGTGCAGGAAATTAAATCTCCGTTTCTGGAGCAGAAGCTTCCTTCTAGAAGCAGCGGCTTGGAAAGCACCAGAATAAAGTGAGTTCTCAGCAGTTCTCAGGACCCTCCCACCGTGTTTCTGTTACTGACGAGAACCAGAGAGCTCAGGCTGCGGTCATGGGGCTACTTGTGACAGAGATGGTTTGGGTCTCTGGAGCAATGTTACAACATCCAAGTGGTGGGGCTTAAAGAACCCGTGAGCCATCTGTGTtagtgtgtgagggagagaggaCAAAGGGGAGGCTAgagatggggaaaggagggaagggTTCAGAGAGAACacgggagaggagagaagggaggaagaAAAAGTAGGGaccaaaaggaaggaaggaaggagatcaATAGTGTATGGGTCATCCGCATCTGCCAATAGCAAatgcctccagcagctggagatgggactcGAGATGGGACGGGCGCTGAGTTCTaccgagaattctttcccaggggtcTGGCTCTTGCccacatgcccagggtctagggtgaccagacagcaagtgtgaaaaatcgggacagggggtggggggtaataggaacctataaaagaaaaagaccaaaaaaattgggactgtccctataaaatcgggacatctggtcaccctactagggTCTAACTGATGGCCAGGTTGGgagggaatttcccccaggtcagattggcagagaccctgcggGGTTTTATATTTTCCTCTGTAGCACGGGGCACTTGGGGGTtcgaactagagtaaatggtgcaGTCGCTGTAATCTGGAGTCTTTAAGTCATGATTTCAGGACTTGGCTAACACAGCCAGAGGTTGCAGGAGTGAGTGGACacgattctgtggcctgcgatgtgaaggaggtcagactagatggtcccttctggccttcgagTCTATGAGATCAGGAAGAGGGGCGTGAGAGAAAGGAAATGGATCGTGGGAGCTAAACAGAACTGGGCCCAGCTCTTTAGAGGTGCCTCTAGGCCCAAAGCCCATTTCCCGAGAGCTTCCTTTGTCTCCAGTCTGGAGGCCTAGGCCTGGTCAGGACAGCAGCCATCCAAACCTGGGCACCATGGAGGTGGCAATTCCTATTCCaggatcctgtctgcacccgggcGGGACCCAGACTGTGAGATGAAGGGTCAGGTGCCCCCCTGGAGTGAGCTAGCACTTTGATTTAACCAGGAGTGTTCTTTGCATACACCAGGGCTGGATCTGTGCCCTCGTGTCTGCACTGGGACCGGGCTGAGGGGCGGGGGAGATTGGGGTGCAGCCCATGTGACTGTCCCTGGTTCAGGGCGCAGCTGCTGGGGAACACCTATCCCTCCCCCAGGAATGTTGCCCTCTCTGTGCCAGTGTTTGGGGGACGGGCCTCAAAGAGCCCCATTGCCCAACATGGGTTCAGCCTGCGGATACATCCAGCCCCTTTGCTCACCCTTGAAAGGGATGTTTGCCTGCTGGTACATTATCCACAAAAGCTGCAAATTTCCTGGGCCAGAGGCGGCTCCCGCTCCCAGTCCCATATCCCACTGGAGCTGagtctctgtttcccctctgGGAGCAACAACAAAGCGAGTTATTTCGGGGAGGAAAGGTTCCTGCAAGGCTGCCCTATGGCTGGAGCCACGGAGCTGCTGTCTGGGCCAGATATCTGTTTGTGCGGcttggagctgtgtgtgtttgcgtGACTCCCCTTTCCCATCAAGGCCAGAATCTAAACAATCTTGATTCCTGTTCTGGCTTCAGCGGCGGGCAATGGGCAGGGCTCCCTGAATTGCAGGAAACGGAGCCATCAGCCTGTTTACGTAGAAATCACAGACGGAGGTGGGTGGAGAACCCAGGGGCTCGTCCATTTagaaagggctccagaagtgaaGGAGATGGCTGCAcggcggggaggaagggggctgggagacTTGGGGACAGTGGTGAGGTCAAGTCTTCATCATGTTTAGTTTGGCAAGAATTTCCTTTTTACAAggaagaatttaaaaaacaaaaaaccctccctcTCCATAGGAGCAGCTGGGAAACTTTTGGCTGCCTGCTATGAGTGTATTTGTATCACTGATAAGCCTGATACCGAAGCCCGCTGGAGGACCCAGTCCGCCAGACTCTGTAATGCGCAGCTGGCCTGAAGGATACTTCGGAGCGGGCCCACGGAGCTGTATGTCGCACcaaatcagttccctgccattgcCACCAGCCCCCGTATTTCTCTGCCTGTGGTCTCCTTTAGTCTAGTCCAGATTACTGGCCTCAGTACCGAGGTAACTGGGCGGGGATTCGTGGCccgatatgcaggaggtcagcctaggtGGTctgggggtcccttctggccttagaagctCTGACTTTGATGCATAGAAGagaggtgtggggaaggggaaggtgagCCCCTCTTCATCAGGCCTTTCCGAGCCACTGCTCTTTGatgctgcaccatctactgctTAGACCCAGTTAAATCCCGCTGGCTGCACTGCCCCGCTGTGGCCCCGCTGCGTCCCATTACGTCTGTTACTACCTGGCTCCCCCTTTGAACCTCTACTGCCCCTGCTTTGTGAGTGCTCAGATCGTGTGGAACTTCTTCGCTCCCCGTTTTAAAACCGAAGCTTTGCTGGTGCACGTTGGGTGCTGTGCTCCAcgccagagatggctgcatttcaggggtggTGAGGTAAGCCTGTACAATGCTTTGACGTAGCTTTTCCTGGGACGAGAGGACGTGCAGCCACACAAGTGGCTACACTGAAAAGAGGCTGATGTGTCTATTGCTCGTCACATGACAACAGAACACGAAGGCACCGCAGGGACACAGCTGGGTCACAAGTAAGGAACCATGCTCACTACACACATGCCAGACCTGGCTACAacccccctgctgccctggcTGGTTTCTGGTGGCTTCTCCAGCCCCAAACACAGTAAGCGCCACTAGCAGGTTCACAAACCATTTAAAGGTATACTATCCTATTCCTCTCTGCTACCCTTCTGTATACAAGTGGACTGCTGTCAATCAGTGCAGAGTTTGCACTGTGTTTATTTGCACACATTACCAATGCAGGCTGATCTTCTGGAGGCTGAGTTTAGCTGGAATGGGTTTTCATGCAGTTATGTGTCGTAAAGATCTCCTGTAATCACTCTCAGGAAGAGGTGGTAACTGTGATATCCTGGCCAAGCTCCACTCTGGATAATTCCGTCCTACCTACTTacatcctgcccccccaccctggcAATTTCAGTTGACTACAGAATCCTTTATTTCCTCTCCAAAGCCATTGTGTAGCTTTGCCGAGCGACTGTGAAGCAGCTGACCCGTTCCAGCCCAgacgtggctgcatttcagggatgCATGAAGTGACCCCCTATATATAATGAAGTTGCACGATAATAATATCATTtgcatttgcaaagtgctttcagatcctcCAGGTGAAAGAGGCTGCCGAATTGTGAGACTGCACTATtaattaattctgttttctccAGAGAAAATGCTGCAAGGAGCCATTGGGAGCTTTCTCCTGGTCGTTCTGACTGTTCCAAGGAGCGTTCCAGCTGGTATGTAGCAGAATAGCCAGAGTGACTAGGAACAGTGCAGTGTTCCCAGAGCACGGCTGTGCaggaaaatgaaattaatggcgGGCGATGTGGAGATTTAGTTATATACTCACCTCTCAAAATAAGTCACCATCCCAGGCaatttattcacacccctgtgtGTCTGCCTGGGGAGGCAGAACTGGTCAGAGGAAGAAGCCAGGAGttgggattcctgggttctagtccagcTGTACCCATGACTggccgtgtgaccttgggcgagttGTTTCTCCTCACGTGTCGCTGATCTCCCTCCCGTGTTAGTTCACTGTGGTTCATAATGTGCTTTGAGCTCATTGGATGGAAAGGGCTGGAGACATGAAACTCAGAGATGGGATGCAGGGAGTATTCTTAAATACCTAGGGCTTTTCCCTGGGGTGGGCTTCTCTTAACCATGGGAGACGGTGTCTTCTTGGGCTATTAACTGGACATCTCACCGTGTCCTCACCCCCTCCAGTTACCCCAGTCTGCTCATCTCTGTCACTGGTCAGCCCCAGCCCGGGGTTATCTTCTTCACCCTGTTCACAGCTACCCAGTGCGGAAGCAAGGGGCACTATTTGAGGCCCTGTTGTTAGGGCCAGCACCGTGGGAGAGCTCTGTGCAGAGAGACACTGCCGGGTTTGCATTAGAGATGAGCCCAGGCTGTGAAACAGGCCAAATCCCAACCACAGCGTACCCAGGCTCTGGGGCTGCAAACCTGAAACCGTGCTCGGGGTCCGAGCTTGCAGCTCCAGCTGGACTCTGATGGGCCAAACCCCCCAAAACGGCCAAGTTCAGGTTCAGGTCTCGACTTTGCCCCCGCCTTGGGGAACGCCTTGATGATGATGTTTGGCCCCAGCCTAGATTCTGGGGTGTGGGTTCCAGGCATAACTTTAGGACTCGGGTTTAGAGACAGGACCAAGACTAAAGTCCAGATCCAAATGCCCCTGAGTGGCGCTCAGAGTCCAAATCCACATGTGAAATTGCAATGGGATGAACAAAAACAGCTGGATCAAAAAACTCTGACCTTCCCGAAGTTAAAGCCCCAGAGACAAATATCCTGATTTGATCCCATCCCCAAATTCTTTCTCATCTATCCAGCACATTTATCTAGCTATTGATTTAGCTATTTATCTACCAGTCTGAGCCTGGCTTTTCAGAAGACCTCAGGGGCAGATTTTCTGGTGATCAGCACCTAGAACTGGGGTCATACTTAAGAAGTGCCCAGCACTCAACCTGCCCCCAGTGTgctggcttctttgaaaatctggcccgcaTGGCCCGGGCTCGACTAGCCAACCCTCAGCTATGTGAGACTTGCTGTTACAAGAAGCTGGTTTGTGTCCCCCAGTATTTATTAATGACCCGTCTCCCAgcccagtcagagccctcccgTGACATTCGCGGGGTGGTGGACGTAACGTACCCCAGCTGGAATGTGGGGAGAGCCCTGTGGGGCCACCCCAGCTCGGCTCCGTCCGTGAACAGTGCTGTCTCCTTTGTGTCCTGCAGAGAACCTGATGTGCGCCTGTGACGACCACGTGCAGCCCTGTGACCATGCCACCTGCTGGGGGAAGGTGTGTTTTGTGAGCAAAACCCGGGAGAACGGGAAGGCCACCCAGCGCAAGGGCTGCCTGAGTGATAATATCCCGGAGCACTGCCAGACTAAACCCATGGAAGAATACGCCatgagctgctgcagctccaaCATGTGCAACGAGAACACTAGTGTCCTCCTGAAAGGTACAGcctgtcacggagtccctgggcgttgctctgggactgctccccacaaagccagtcaggactctggggagcctcctctccctcggagcagaccgtcttcagggcaagaagctcacacggcttcacctcctgggtctgacctgggagcattcagcatatgcccctccgtgcgcttcccacagcgagtctgcccaggcagggtcctggggaagtCAAAGCGTTCTGCACCCCCATTTCGCAGTCAAATGTGACTCtcggccagccagtaaaacagaggtttattagatgacaggaacatggtctaaaacagagcttgtaggtccagcgaacgggacccctctgCCGGGTCCaatctggggcccagcgaggcagacccccatctgccctcccttccagtccccagccagctccgaactcccacccccgtccagcccctccttctctgggctttgtctctttcccgggccggGAGGTCACCTGacccctttgtctccaacaccttcagttggcacctttgcagaggaggggcccaggccatcagttgccaggagacagagtgtccggcatttatgtaccctggccctttgctctgcagcaaccagacacccttatcccaccacctagatacttaagaactgcataggggaaactgaggaaaacattaagaaatgtcccacttcgtcacacagcCCAGCTGTGTCCTCGGTCCCCGGtgtggctgggtgcagggggctcccCTCTCTGGTAGTTTGTCCCAggctcccaccccctgccttgGGAACCCTCCGACAGTCTTTGGGGAGACAGGAATTTCCCCGGAAATCACTGGTGCCCCTCTGGCCTTGCCCTCTCAGCTCAGgtgccccccagccccgagccAGGCCCTGGGCTGCTGCACCCATGCTCACTGGAGCCCAGCAGACTCTGACCCCCTCCTtctggggggggagagctgtCAGCAGAACTGGGGTGACATTTGCTGTcagctctccagctccctgcctgctgcccctgaATTGCTCAGGGCTGCTAGGGagtatcacagaatcatagaagatcagggttgggagggacctcaggagggatctagtccaaccccctgctcaaagcaggaccaatccccaactaaatcatcccagccagggctttgtcaagcctgacccttTCACACCCATGGAGAAGGTGGCTCCTAGCAGcccagaggctgctctaacttataccAGGGCCCTGCCTGGCGCTAGAATATGAGAAAGAGAAAGGTGGCCTGaagccccctccctgtcccagcACAGGAGCACAGAAACCAAGCTGCAGACCCCAGGGCCTGTTCCATCCAGACCTGACTCCCGCTCTGACTCCATGCATACTGCATTTGCCCGTGGACTCCACCACAGCTGGTCCTTTTCTTCCCCTCAGGCCAGGAGCAGCCCGAAGAACCTGCCTCTCTGACGAACCTTCTCCTGATGATCCTCGTCCCCCTGCTGGCCCTCCTCGTGCTCATCACGCTCTCCTTCTGGAAGCTGGCTCAGCACCGCAGGAAGCGGCTTCTCATCAGACATGATGACTTGGGGGACGCAGACAACATGCTGAAAGCCTCCATGGTCGGAGACAGCACCTTAGAGGTGAGTGGGCCTTGAACAGCCTGCCCGCTAGGGACCAGAAATGGCGATGGCCACAGACAGGCTCCCACCCTGCAAACCCCCCCAGGTCCGAAGGCCCCAGAGTTCTGGAGAGGTTGGATCCAAACCCAAACTTTGCGGCCGGAGCCCATCACTGTGTCACAGTCAAGGGCTCTCTCCCTAACTAAGAGGATTTAACATTCAGGAGTGCAAGTAGAGCCGTACCCTCCAGCATGCGGTACTGACAAAAGATTTTTAGCAGTACGGGGTACTGGGAAGCCTTGGGGCTAGCCCACtcctccaggggggtggggccgcgctctgctccttaaaggagcagaatgcGGCTAGGGAGAACATTCATTCTTTAAAcggctttaacagcacaatacatatgctaacaaacttaaaccaAGGCTTtatttaagtttgttagcatatgtattgtgctgttaccttggtcaggagtcctcaagaggggaagggtgggggggacagAAGGTGTTTAAACAACgtttttgattctgtttctccccattggtctgaattattcatgacatccatactgcatcacatcaaatccaaatcattagaggaatgcctctgcttgcactgaccagaggatgtttggattctgatgtcagcccagttctgcagcctgacaggaaTCAGGTGTTGTCCCTAGTGAacacagaattcttctttgcagccaaactagtctaacatgcattttgttaactggaactggagcagcaaaacaaagaaaacaaatgcctcattttccagctttgtgggtgaaagaactataagtgaagattataatgccGGACACTGACGGCCTTAAACCAGCTGCTTCAGGAATTTGCCAAgatgttcctcatcttagcaacAGAGCTAAGAgttatcacacatctgcccacctttcttcgaatgaagctccttctgatctgacagctcgggcattgtcagtttcatccagaacaatttacgaacttggaacctaatcctgcaaacccttaatcatttgatcaatcccattgaaaacaatgggactatttgcatgactatggaccacttttgtgggctggtaagagtttcaggagtctgttctgttcctataaaggaagttgaatcccccagtgaaatgcaatgtttgacaataccataaagcagtttaggatacagttctacttaaaatttgtttttaataagtcatacataggctgaaatggctcctcacccaactcccccaatgctccctgccacccccccagGCAATACAGACCCCAAGCACCCACCAGTGCTCCCCCCCAAGACAACACCGACCCAGGCACTCccacccaactcccatattccatataaaaacagactgaatactacagatttggggggaaagtgagtagttcagcatgttgatgtttgtatgTACAAAGGGGGGTGTcggaggggacggggagagcaTGCGGGtcccgggctgggggcagggcagggaggagtcacatggagggtcacgtgcccccctttgtgtccctcccatgagtgcagtaccggcaagaaatgatttctacttgcaccactgataACATTGAATAGGAAAGGTATATGGGTGGCATGGATTTTATGGTCTCCATACTTCTTTCTCCACTTCACCTCTAGGTGCCACGCAGCCATCTCTGCCCCACAGGTCATTGGTaccactccacacccctccttgCAGCTTTTACTCTGTCTCCACCCAGAACGATCTTCATGCCACAACCCGACCATCATGTGCCCCATCTCCACCCCCCTCCTATGATCACTCACCCGCTCTCCATGCCCTTTGCCCCCAACCAACCTACGGTGATGCACCAATCCCCACCCAAAATCCATGCATTCACTCCATCTGCCCCCTATCACTGTGCCCATGTGCCCCATCTCTAGCCCCAGATCGCAGCTTCACCACCCTTGTGCaccccacctacctcccagctCCCCGCTCCTGATTGCCATGGTAACCGAAGAGATGGGGATTTAATGTTGCTTGAGGGGTTACCTTGCTGcaagctctgtcactgacttccaGTGATCTGTCCCTCAGGACCTGCTGAACGAGGACTGCACGACGGGCAGCGGCTCCGGGCTGCCCTTTCTTGTTCAAAGAACGGTGGCTCGGCAGATCACTCTGGTGGAATGCGTAGGTAAGAAAACCCAGTCACCGCGTCTGCCTTTGAACATCTGCACGTGGTGAAGGAGGATCCCCCTGCTCGGCTATCACCTGATTCCTTCAGCCAGTGAGCCAGGCATGTCCCAAGCTCCATCCCGGGAGCAGCTAGAGATGAGACCATGAATCCTGACCCTCGGGGGAAATTTTGGTCTGTGTTACCCACCTGCTAGCCCAGGGCCCTCTGGAGATGCTTAGTATAGGAGGGGGAAGGACAAGCAGGTCTTGGACTGGAGCTGGGCTCTCCCTAGCCCCTAATCCCTGATATCCGATGGGCTGGGCTCTGACCATGAGGCTTCTGGCCTAACTCTTCACGGTACAGACCAGGCCTGGCCCTGGGGGACCCGCCTTTCCCTTAGCAGACAGGCCTGGGCACTGAGGTACCCAGCGTATCCCCATGACTGTATAGGCCAGGCCTGGGCATGAAGTCACCTGTCCTAGCCCCTAATTGGCCAGACTAGACCCTATTAAGCCAAAGAAAAGTCCTGGCAAATTGCCTGCCGCTGCTGGGTTGCCCAGTGGCCGTCAGAGGGTGCAGTGCACTGGCTCAGCCGTGGGACCAGGTTGCCTCTAGTCATTGATCCACAAAGAACATAAAACCTTATCCTAGGGGTGGCTGCGGTCGCTAAACCTCCCGCATAGGCAGCAGTGGCCTGGGCTTCTATCCCGCCGTGGCCCAGCGGGGGCAGGTGTGCACCACGTGAGCCCGTCCCCAGGGCTCGCTCAGCACCGGCAGGGCAGCGTGACGCCGTGTCCGTGTCATGGCAGGGAAAGGGCGCTACGGGGAGGTGTGGCGCGGCGTGTGGCACGGGGAGAACGTGGCCGTGAAGATCTTCTCCTCCCGGGACGAGCAGTCATGGTTCCGTGAGACGGAGATCTACAACACGGTGCTGCTCAGGCATGACAATATCCTGGGTGAGTAGCAGCCCACGAGGGTGTTTATGTGGCGCCCGGCCTGCTGGTGCACGCCTGTTCCATGGCCCCTTCTGCTTTGCCCCCCTCTAGGCTTCATCGCCTCTGACATGACGTCCAGGAACTCCAGCACCCAGCTCTGGCTGATCACTCACTACCACGAGAACGGCTCGCTCTACGACTACCTGCAGAGGACAGTGCTGGACACACCGACCTGCCTGAGGCTGGCCTGCTCCATCATCTGCGGCCTGCTCCACCTGCACGTGGAGATCTTCGGGACCCAGGGGAAACCAGCCATCGCTCACCGGGACCTGAAGAGCAGGAACATCCTGGTGAAGAACAACCTTGAGTGCTGCATCGCAGACCTGGGTGAGGAAGGGGGATCGGGCCAGGGCTGTGACCCAGCTCCGTGGCTCCTCTGGCTTGGGGAACAGAGGAACTGACCAGATCAGACCTTTGTCCCATCTGCACCTAACCGCTGTCTGGATTCCCTTTCACCTGCGCGCCGGGTGGCGAAAGGGCAGGTGCATCTCCAGGGGGTGATGAAAGCAAAGGCTGTTTCCTCTGCCAGTGGAGGGGATGGTCTGCTCATCGGAGCTTAAATATTTAATTCCCTGGAGTCATGGGTTGAAATCCCAGTGTGGTCAACTCCGGGGTATTTTTTCTTCCCCAGAACAAAATGGGGGTGTTTCAGGAGGTGTCAGCCCCCAGGTGACAATAAATATTCCCCCCACTTCGCAGCCCCACTGCTCAGCAgaagggaggtgagggggataagccagggaaggaaagaaagaacaaatcGCCATGGGAGACAGAGGTACATGCAGGCTGTACTGATCCAAGGTGGATTTCCCTTGGCTGTAAGCAGAAAACTCCGTCAGGCCCAGATTTCCTCATAGAGAGAGGAGTGAAAACCCAGGCCCCCCATGTCCTCCAGATCAGCCTGTGTGATGCTGCTTCCTTTCAGGGCTGGCGGTCATGCATTCCCAGGGCAGCGACTACCTGGACATCGGGAACAACCCTCGGGTTGGCACCAAACGCTACATGGCCCCCGAGGTCCTGGACGAACAAATCCGTACCGACTGCTTCGAATCCTATAAGCAGACAGATATCTGGGCATATGGTCTGGTGCTCTGGGAAATCACCAGGAGGACAGTTGTTAACGGTAAGGGGCAGTCGGGGGGCTTTGGGCAGTGAGATGCCGTGCTCCTAATTCTCTGTCCACATGCACAGACACAAATGTGGATGTCATACAAGGACCCTTCTCTATAGATATGCACACATCTGTTTGTCCTTTTATAGTACCCGGAGACTGCCCTGGGGTCCCCCGTCTGTATGTATGCACAGAATATCTTGATGTCCGCAGACACCTGAGAGGGTCCTATCTATTCTGCTAACCTTCTATATTCACTGTCTTATACCCagactgtgaactctttgg
The genomic region above belongs to Malaclemys terrapin pileata isolate rMalTer1 chromosome 23, rMalTer1.hap1, whole genome shotgun sequence and contains:
- the ACVRL1 gene encoding serine/threonine-protein kinase receptor R3 isoform X2, producing MTLDLHKEKMLQGAIGSFLLVVLTVPRSVPAENLMCACDDHVQPCDHATCWGKVCFVSKTRENGKATQRKGCLSDNIPEHCQTKPMEEYAMSCCSSNMCNENTSVLLKGQEQPEEPASLTNLLLMILVPLLALLVLITLSFWKLAQHRRKRLLIRHDDLGDADNMLKASMVGDSTLEDLLNEDCTTGSGSGLPFLVQRTVARQITLVECVGKGRYGEVWRGVWHGENVAVKIFSSRDEQSWFRETEIYNTVLLRHDNILGFIASDMTSRNSSTQLWLITHYHENGSLYDYLQRTVLDTPTCLRLACSIICGLLHLHVEIFGTQGKPAIAHRDLKSRNILVKNNLECCIADLGLAVMHSQGSDYLDIGNNPRVGTKRYMAPEVLDEQIRTDCFESYKQTDIWAYGLVLWEITRRTVVNGLVEDYRPPFFDMVPSDPSFEDMKKVVCTDQQTPSVPNRLYSDSILSALAKIMKECWYQNPSSRLTAMRIKKTLKNLSSSLEKPKQDD
- the ACVRL1 gene encoding serine/threonine-protein kinase receptor R3 isoform X1 — its product is MLQGAIGSFLLVVLTVPRSVPAENLMCACDDHVQPCDHATCWGKVCFVSKTRENGKATQRKGCLSDNIPEHCQTKPMEEYAMSCCSSNMCNENTSVLLKGQEQPEEPASLTNLLLMILVPLLALLVLITLSFWKLAQHRRKRLLIRHDDLGDADNMLKASMVGDSTLEDLLNEDCTTGSGSGLPFLVQRTVARQITLVECVGKGRYGEVWRGVWHGENVAVKIFSSRDEQSWFRETEIYNTVLLRHDNILGFIASDMTSRNSSTQLWLITHYHENGSLYDYLQRTVLDTPTCLRLACSIICGLLHLHVEIFGTQGKPAIAHRDLKSRNILVKNNLECCIADLGLAVMHSQGSDYLDIGNNPRVGTKRYMAPEVLDEQIRTDCFESYKQTDIWAYGLVLWEITRRTVVNGLVEDYRPPFFDMVPSDPSFEDMKKVVCTDQQTPSVPNRLYSDSILSALAKIMKECWYQNPSSRLTAMRIKKTLKNLSSSLEKPKQDD